From one Papio anubis isolate 15944 chromosome 12, Panubis1.0, whole genome shotgun sequence genomic stretch:
- the LRRC10B gene encoding leucine-rich repeat-containing protein 10B translates to MGIAESTPDELPSDAEEQLRSGEQQLELSGRRLRRLPSAVCALSRLQKLYVSGTGLRELPEEIEELRELRILALDFNKLERLPDGLCRLPRLTRLYLGGNRLLALPADFAQLQSLRCLWIEGNFLRRFPRPLLRLVALQSLQMGDNRLRALPAELPRMTGLRGLWLYGNRFEEFPPALLRMGRLHILDLDRNRLGGFPDLHPLRALRVFSYDHNPVTGPPRVADTVFLVGEGAVERMAERDEPTHRPPPRRPARAFEDEEEEDLLIGGAGSRALGAPRGSLRALEAAPGLGT, encoded by the coding sequence ATGGGCATCGCCGAGTCCACGCCGGATGAGCTGCCGTCGGACGCGGAGGAGCAGCTGCGCAGCGGCGAGCAGCAGCTGGAGCTGAGCGGGCGGCGGTTGCGGCGGCTGCCCAGCGCCGTGTGCGCTCTGAGCCGCCTGCAGAAGCTGTATGTTAGCGGCACGGGGCTGCGCGAGCTGCCCGAGGAGATCGAGGAGCTGCGCGAGCTGCGCATCCTGGCGCTGGACTTCAACAAGCTCGAGCGCCTGCCTGACGGCCTCTGCCGCCTACCGCGCCTCACGCGCCTCTACTTGGGCGGCAACCGGCTGCTGGCGCTGCCCGCCGACTTCGCGCAGTTGCAGAGCCTGCGCTGCCTCTGGATCGAGGGCAACTTCTTGCGGCGCTTCCCGCGGCCGCTGCTGCGCCTGGTGGCGCTGCAGTCGCTCCAGATGGGCGACAACCGGCTGCGCGCGCTGCCGGCGGAGCTGCCGCGCATGACGGGCTTGCGCGGCCTCTGGCTCTACGGCAACCGCTTCGAGGAGTTCCCGCCCGCGCTGCTGCGCATGGGCCGCCTGCACATCCTCGACCTCGACCGCAACCGCCTGGGCGGCTTCCCCGACCTGCACCCGCTGCGCGCGCTGCGCGTCTTCTCCTACGACCACAACCCCGTCACCGGGCCTCCGCGCGTCGCGGACACCGTGTTCCTCGTAGGCGAAGGCGCCGTCGAGCGCATGGCGGAGCGCGACGAGCCCACACACCGGCCTCCGCCCCGGCGCCCAGCGCGGGCCtttgaggatgaggaggaggaagacctGCTCATAGGCGGCGCTGGTTCCCGGGCTCTGGGCGCCCCCAGGGGCAGCCTCCGCGCCCTGGAAGCCGCTCCAGGACTGGGCACCTGA